A window of the Bufo gargarizans isolate SCDJY-AF-19 chromosome 1, ASM1485885v1, whole genome shotgun sequence genome harbors these coding sequences:
- the LOC122925103 gene encoding izumo sperm-egg fusion protein 1-like codes for MRTVSNVFFLLHSSGADSCGLMVQTYTNCKTCSEEKVVCAGGPPKNQDYLERCSCLCTSNRCFDLKTGRSCSPCKDHKSHLAETVNCGEINIKIPEYEELILDCTFEWYARLEETYNNVFTLHREHNPKITREPYLVIKGVQMGDSGRYTCTTILDFEVPVSKITYNVAVISGSEQATKTYHPRPTLPDVLDITAPEPPLLEELRNNNASLIAISVAGSVTIMLIAGICICMFWRKMKSREPLEKEPV; via the exons ATGAGAACGGTCAGtaatgtcttctttcttctccatTCCTCAGGTGCAGACAGCTGTG GATTAATGGTGCAAACCTACACCAACTGTAAGACCTGCTCCGAGGAGAAGGTTGTCTGCGCCGGGGGCCCTCCAAAAAATCAAG ACTACTTGGAGAGATGCAGCTGCCTGTGCACCTCCAACAGATGTTTTG ATCTGAAAACTGGACGGTCCTGCTCTCCATGTAAAGATCACAAGTCTCACCTGGCAGAGACTGTAAACTGTggag AGataaatataaaaatcccagaatATGAAGAACTAATTCTGGACTGTACTTTTGAATGGTACGCGAGGCTGGAGGAGACCTATAACAACGTGTTCACCCTG CATCGTGAACACAATCCCAAAATCACCCGGGAGCCCTATCTAGTGATCAAGGGCGTACAGATGGGGGACTCCGGACGGTACACGTGTACCACCATCCTGGACTTTGAGGTGCCAGTGAGTAAGATCACCTATAACGTGGCAG TTATCAGCGGATCGGAACAGGCGACAAAAACATACCATCCTCGCCCTACACTTCCTGATGTGCTTGACATCACAGCGCCTGAGCCGCCACTTCTAGAGGAGCTACGGAACAACAATGCTTCCCTCATAGCAATATCTGTGGCCGGCTCCGTCACCATCATGCTGATCGCTGGCATATG CATCTGCATGTTCTGGAGGAAAATGAAATCTAGAGAGCCTCTGGAAAAAGAGCCAGTGTGA